One window of Silurus meridionalis isolate SWU-2019-XX chromosome 9, ASM1480568v1, whole genome shotgun sequence genomic DNA carries:
- the vipb gene encoding vasoactive intestinal peptide b: MKKAKRSVNTSQMFFVAVCSVLCCRTLSALPAINTYSAIRSGSLNSDGDGAWPKEPSQDLEMYKLLYEIANTVERPPRHADGLFTSGYSKLLGQLSAKEYLESLLAKRVSDELSADDLRIKRHSDAVFTDNYSRYRKQMAAKKYLNSVLAGKRSPEDALTLSNQSKSTDSSLPQSYEDEVDQFLQQLP; this comes from the exons ATGAAGAAAGCTAAAAGATCTGTGAACACCTCGCAGATGTTTTTTGTGGCTGTGTGTAGCGTGCTGTGCTGCAGAACACTTTCAGCTCTTCCAGCCATCAACACATACTCTGCCATCAG GTCAGGCAGTCTGAACAGTGATGGTGACGGTGCCTGGCCAAAGGAGCCCTCTCAGGATCTGGAAATGTACAAACTTTTGTATGAAATTGCAAACACAGTtgaaag ACCACCAAGACATGCTGATGGACTCTTCACCAGTGGATACAGCAAGCTTCTCGGACAGCTTTCAGCTAAAGAATACCTTGAATCCTTACTTGCCAAGCGTGTCAG CGATGAGCTGAGTGCAGATGACCTACGTATTAAGCGTCACTCAGACGCGGTGTTTACAGACAACTACAGCCGATATCGCAAGCAGATGGCGGCCAAGAAGTACCTGAACTCTGTCTTAGCAGGAAAGAGAAG CCCAGAAGATGCCTTAACACTGTCTAACCAGTCCAAAAGCACTGACTCATCCTTACCTCAGAGCTATGAGGATGAGGTTGATCAGTTCCTCCAGCAGCTCCCTTGA